Genomic segment of Candidatus Methylomirabilota bacterium:
GTCGGCACGCCCCCGAGCGTCTGGAGCGCCCAATAGACGACGACGTGCTCGAGGCGGTTCTTGAGCGCGATGAGGACGCGGTCGCCCTTGCCCACCCCGAGCCGCGCGAGGCCGCGCGCCACCGCGGCGCAGCGCTCGGCGAGCGCCGCGTACGTGAGCCGCTGGTCGCCGTCCACGACGGCCTCGGCGCCGGGGCGGCGCAACGCCGCGCGTTCGAGG
This window contains:
- a CDS encoding AMP-binding protein, which translates into the protein MTLAGLLERAALRRPGAEAVVDGDQRLTYAALAERCAAVARGLARLGVGKGDRVLIALKNRLEHVVVYWALQTLGGVPT